Proteins encoded in a region of the Microbaculum marinisediminis genome:
- a CDS encoding molybdopterin-dependent oxidoreductase: MSDLNLELEVNGRKVRRRTGTHQRLLDFLRDDLNLTGTKEGCGAGECGTCSVFVDGKLVKSCLMPAAKAQGTKIETIEGLAGAGDLTPMQKAFYKTGASQCGYCIPGMVMAATSALRENPDADIEEIKERLGGNICRCTGYSKIFEAVEIARDVIAGTRPAAALEADAVDASYIGNNVRRLDAPSKVSGRLRYAGDMVMPGMLHMQVLRSPHPHALIKAIDTSAAEALPGVACVITAADVPGEDGFGVFVHDQPIMARGKVRYVGEAVAAVAADDVVTAARALSLIKVDYEELPAVFDAEEAMQAGAPVVHDYAQDNLVKHIPIRKGDVEAGFAEADLIVEQTYSTQQVEHAYLEPEAGLAYVDHDDVVTVVSPSQNITHHRHMLAKIIDRPINKVRFIMSPVGGGFGGKEDMIYQGMLALAAMKTGQPVRLVFTREESIISTAKRHPARITYKMGLKRDGRITAVSFRMISDGGAYGLSTEGVMRKAAILSCGPYDIPNVQIDTYGIYTNNTPSGAFRTFGAMQAQFATESHMDICAEKLGLDPFAFRRINMMRDGAVTHTRQALDSVSMGEVLDAAERSSGWEAGAPTMRGPQRADLAGAGTRPPCTLGARVRKDSAANRQEVA, encoded by the coding sequence ATGTCTGATTTGAATCTTGAACTGGAAGTCAACGGCCGCAAGGTTCGTCGGCGCACGGGTACCCACCAGCGGCTGCTCGATTTCCTGCGCGACGACCTGAACCTGACCGGTACCAAGGAAGGCTGCGGCGCCGGCGAGTGCGGGACGTGCTCGGTGTTCGTCGATGGCAAGCTGGTCAAGTCGTGCCTGATGCCGGCCGCCAAGGCGCAAGGCACGAAGATCGAGACGATCGAGGGACTTGCGGGCGCGGGTGATCTCACGCCGATGCAGAAGGCATTCTACAAGACCGGTGCGAGCCAGTGCGGCTACTGCATTCCCGGCATGGTCATGGCGGCGACGTCGGCCCTGCGCGAGAATCCCGATGCCGACATCGAGGAGATCAAGGAGCGGCTGGGCGGAAACATCTGCCGCTGCACCGGCTACAGCAAGATTTTCGAGGCGGTGGAGATCGCCCGCGACGTGATCGCCGGCACCCGGCCCGCCGCGGCGCTGGAGGCGGACGCGGTCGATGCCTCGTATATCGGCAACAACGTGCGCCGGCTCGACGCGCCGAGCAAGGTGTCGGGCCGCCTGCGCTATGCCGGCGACATGGTCATGCCCGGCATGCTGCACATGCAGGTGCTGCGCAGCCCCCACCCGCACGCCCTCATCAAGGCGATCGACACCAGCGCGGCCGAGGCATTGCCCGGTGTCGCCTGCGTCATCACCGCCGCCGACGTTCCCGGCGAGGACGGCTTCGGGGTGTTCGTCCACGACCAGCCGATCATGGCGCGCGGCAAGGTGCGCTATGTCGGGGAAGCCGTCGCCGCCGTCGCGGCCGACGATGTGGTGACCGCCGCCAGGGCGCTGTCGCTGATCAAGGTCGACTACGAGGAATTGCCCGCCGTCTTCGACGCGGAAGAGGCGATGCAAGCCGGTGCGCCTGTCGTGCACGACTATGCGCAGGACAACCTCGTCAAGCACATCCCGATCCGCAAGGGCGACGTCGAGGCGGGCTTCGCCGAGGCGGACCTGATCGTCGAACAGACCTATTCGACCCAGCAGGTCGAGCATGCCTACCTCGAGCCGGAGGCGGGGCTGGCCTATGTCGACCACGACGACGTCGTCACCGTCGTCTCGCCGAGCCAGAACATCACCCATCACCGGCACATGCTGGCCAAGATCATCGACAGGCCGATCAACAAGGTCCGCTTCATCATGAGCCCCGTGGGCGGCGGCTTCGGCGGCAAGGAGGACATGATCTATCAGGGGATGCTGGCGCTTGCGGCCATGAAGACCGGCCAGCCGGTGCGCCTGGTGTTCACCCGCGAGGAATCGATCATTTCGACCGCCAAGCGCCACCCCGCACGCATCACCTACAAGATGGGCCTGAAGCGGGACGGTCGGATCACGGCGGTGTCGTTCAGGATGATTTCCGATGGCGGCGCCTACGGCCTGTCGACGGAAGGCGTGATGCGCAAGGCGGCGATCCTGTCGTGCGGCCCGTATGATATCCCGAACGTGCAGATCGATACCTACGGCATCTACACCAACAACACGCCGTCCGGCGCGTTCCGCACCTTCGGCGCAATGCAGGCGCAGTTCGCGACAGAGTCTCACATGGATATCTGCGCCGAGAAACTGGGCCTCGATCCCTTCGCGTTCCGCCGCATCAACATGATGCGTGACGGTGCGGTGACCCATACCCGGCAGGCGCTGGACTCCGTCTCGATGGGTGAGGTGCTCGACGCCGCCGAACGCAGCTCCGGCTGGGAGGCCGGTGCGCCGACGATGCGCGGTCCGCAGCGCGCCGACCTTGCAGGCGCCGGAACCCGCCCGCCCTGCACCCTCGGCGCGCGGGTTCGCAAGGACAGCGCGGCCAATCGGCAGGAGGTGGCGTGA
- a CDS encoding FAD binding domain-containing protein, protein MLTCDQYHMPATLHEALALWRAAPEGSRLVAGATDILPWAREGRGGNVHLPAMIDLSRVADLSGYSVADGRVRLGANVAYQQFLTDETLRRHLPCMPYCAIWFADDQIREQATLAGNIVNASPAADGTPPVLALNGEIEMAGLDGDAVVRRSLPVDDFLQGPGKTALQPGEIVTAVTCDSLQGYGGSFQKVGQRRSLVISSVCAVACVKTDPGGTVFEDVRLALGGIGPVPVRLGDVEAILNGKPISQDIIAEASAIPPSRVASRTRQDYRRAVVRGFVEAAIEEALADAGAPLQAAREREKSHV, encoded by the coding sequence ATGCTGACCTGCGATCAGTATCACATGCCGGCGACGCTTCACGAGGCGTTGGCCCTGTGGCGCGCCGCGCCGGAGGGCAGCCGGCTGGTGGCTGGCGCGACGGATATCCTGCCGTGGGCCCGGGAGGGCCGGGGCGGGAACGTGCACCTGCCTGCCATGATCGACCTTAGCCGTGTGGCGGACCTGTCCGGCTACTCCGTGGCGGACGGGCGGGTGCGTCTCGGCGCCAACGTTGCCTACCAGCAGTTCCTGACCGACGAGACGTTGCGCCGGCACCTGCCGTGCATGCCCTATTGCGCGATCTGGTTCGCGGACGATCAGATCCGCGAACAGGCCACCTTGGCCGGCAACATCGTCAACGCCTCGCCGGCCGCCGACGGGACACCGCCCGTGCTGGCGCTGAACGGCGAGATAGAGATGGCGGGGCTTGACGGCGATGCCGTCGTGCGACGGTCTCTTCCCGTCGACGATTTCCTCCAGGGACCCGGCAAGACGGCCCTTCAGCCCGGCGAAATCGTCACAGCGGTGACCTGTGACTCCCTTCAGGGCTACGGCGGTTCGTTCCAGAAGGTCGGTCAGCGCCGGTCTCTGGTCATCTCCTCCGTCTGCGCCGTTGCCTGCGTCAAGACCGATCCGGGCGGAACCGTCTTCGAGGACGTACGCCTGGCGCTCGGCGGCATAGGGCCGGTGCCGGTACGGTTGGGCGATGTCGAGGCCATTCTGAACGGCAAGCCGATTTCGCAAGACATCATCGCGGAAGCGAGCGCCATTCCGCCGTCGCGGGTCGCGTCCCGGACGCGTCAGGATTACCGGCGGGCCGTCGTGCGCGGCTTCGTCGAGGCGGCCATCGAGGAAGCGCTGGCCGATGCCGGCGCTCCGCTCCAGGCGGCTCGGGAAAGGGAGAAATCCCATGTCTGA
- a CDS encoding RidA family protein: MTIRTLALATALAISAGAYSTASAEGLSPNGVKTLAPEGGIKPTATWSLGTRAGDFVFVAGMRGIDAKSNSLVEGDEGRVRQAFLNMQMIAESEGATLRDAVRLVVYVTDMYRYRPIVNAIQKDLWGDGPYPPRTIIEVDRLNQDDIVEVEGTFYAPKS, translated from the coding sequence ATGACTATTCGCACACTGGCTCTCGCCACCGCACTCGCGATCTCCGCGGGTGCCTATTCGACGGCATCCGCTGAAGGGCTTTCGCCTAATGGTGTGAAGACCTTGGCGCCGGAAGGCGGCATCAAGCCGACCGCAACCTGGTCGCTCGGCACCCGAGCCGGCGACTTCGTGTTCGTTGCCGGCATGCGCGGCATCGACGCGAAGTCCAATTCGCTCGTCGAAGGCGATGAAGGCCGAGTCCGTCAGGCCTTCCTGAATATGCAGATGATCGCCGAATCCGAAGGTGCAACCCTGCGCGATGCGGTGCGGCTCGTCGTCTACGTGACGGACATGTACCGCTATCGGCCGATCGTCAACGCGATCCAGAAGGACCTGTGGGGCGACGGGCCGTACCCGCCGCGCACGATTATCGAAGTCGACCGGTTGAACCAGGACGACATTGTCGAAGTCGAAGGCACGTTCTACGCGCCGAAGAGCTGA